One part of the Streptomyces lydicus genome encodes these proteins:
- a CDS encoding helix-turn-helix domain-containing protein, giving the protein MVRTPLTPWERERGERLGALLRTARGERSMVDVAAAAGLSAETLRKIETGRAPTPAFFTVAALAGALGLSLDEVATLAAPPGTPTESAVA; this is encoded by the coding sequence ATGGTGCGTACTCCACTGACCCCCTGGGAACGCGAACGCGGTGAGCGGCTCGGCGCGCTGCTGCGTACGGCGCGCGGCGAGCGGAGCATGGTCGACGTCGCGGCGGCGGCGGGACTGTCCGCCGAGACCCTGCGGAAGATCGAGACCGGGCGGGCGCCGACACCGGCGTTCTTCACGGTCGCCGCGCTGGCCGGCGCGCTCGGCCTGTCGCTGGACGAGGTGGCGACGCTGGCCGCCCCGCCCGGAACGCCGACGGAGAGCGCCGTCGCCTGA
- the map gene encoding type I methionyl aminopeptidase: protein MVELKTAAAVDAMRESGRVVADALAAVRAAAAPGMRLLELDEVARAVLRDAGADSPFLGYRPSFAPTPFPAVLCVSVNDAIVHGVPDASRLCDGDLVSIDCGAVVDGWAGDAALSFTVGTARPEDQRLMDTTRQALAAGIAAAVPGARMGDVSHAIGSVGRAAGYGIPEDFGGHGIGRRMHEDPPVPNDGRPGRGYPLRPGLVIAIEPMFLAGGSNKYAEDDDGWTLRTVDGSRAAHFEHTVAVTEDGPRVLTLP from the coding sequence ATGGTGGAACTCAAGACGGCCGCGGCAGTGGACGCGATGCGCGAGTCCGGGCGGGTGGTCGCGGACGCGCTGGCCGCCGTACGCGCCGCGGCCGCGCCGGGGATGCGGCTGCTGGAGCTCGACGAGGTGGCCCGCGCGGTGCTGCGCGACGCCGGCGCCGACTCCCCGTTCCTCGGCTACCGGCCGTCCTTCGCCCCCACCCCGTTCCCCGCCGTGCTCTGCGTCTCCGTCAACGACGCGATCGTGCACGGCGTCCCGGACGCGTCCCGGCTGTGCGACGGCGACCTGGTGAGCATCGACTGCGGCGCCGTGGTGGACGGCTGGGCCGGGGACGCGGCCCTCAGCTTCACGGTCGGCACCGCGCGCCCCGAGGACCAGCGCCTGATGGACACCACCCGGCAGGCGCTGGCGGCCGGCATCGCGGCGGCCGTGCCGGGCGCCCGGATGGGCGACGTCTCGCACGCGATCGGCAGCGTCGGCCGCGCCGCCGGCTACGGCATTCCCGAGGACTTCGGCGGACACGGCATCGGCCGGCGGATGCACGAGGACCCGCCGGTGCCCAACGACGGACGCCCGGGGCGCGGCTACCCGCTGCGCCCCGGCCTGGTCATCGCCATCGAGCCGATGTTCCTGGCCGGCGGCTCGAACAAGTACGCCGAGGACGACGACGGCTGGACCCTGCGCACGGTGGACGGCAGCCGCGCCGCCCACTTCGAGCACACGGTGGCGGTCACCGAGGACGGGCCGCGGGTGCTGACGCTGCCGTGA
- a CDS encoding sensor histidine kinase: MMGDIGVGRSVDAGRSPPGLRLTRERSRRECRRPPRSAGEPDEENHVHTTPEAPGPSGPPGLPEPPRSPAAGAWPAAGPPRDADPDARWLGPVLHVAFFLLLGASLARFLTHHPGEPRTPWIIALGLVLALLHVLGPSVGSPADDERRPTARRMLWLGAVVATWVVLVLLAPSFAWCAVPLFYTGLRTLPAGAATLLVGLLTAFVVVAQLRLASGFDPNLLLAPPAVAALATAVFVHMERQAERQRALIGDLRRTRRELAATERREGTLAERQRLSMEIHDTLAQGLSSQQMLLQAAERTWDTDPATARGHIRTATEITARNLAEARRFVHDLGPADLADGSTLPAALRALAARAARSAAAGDPAVRFHQDGTPVPLPDRVQSALLRIAQGALANVREHAAATTVTLTLSYLGDQVALDIADDGRGFTPPPAPYAPPGGPADPAPSGGPGRVRGHGLPAMHARMRQLGGALTIESTPGEGTVLSAAVPLEQTP; this comes from the coding sequence ATGATGGGGGACATCGGGGTCGGCCGTTCGGTTGATGCGGGCCGCTCTCCGCCCGGGTTACGACTGACGCGTGAGAGGTCGCGCCGCGAGTGCCGGCGCCCGCCCCGTTCCGCGGGAGAGCCCGATGAGGAGAACCACGTGCACACCACACCGGAAGCGCCGGGGCCGTCGGGGCCGCCGGGGCTGCCGGAGCCACCGCGGTCTCCGGCGGCAGGGGCGTGGCCGGCGGCGGGCCCGCCCCGGGACGCCGACCCGGACGCCCGCTGGCTGGGACCGGTCCTGCACGTCGCGTTCTTCCTCCTGCTCGGCGCGTCGCTCGCGCGCTTCCTGACCCACCACCCGGGCGAACCCCGCACCCCCTGGATCATCGCCCTCGGGCTCGTCCTCGCCCTCCTCCACGTCCTCGGGCCGTCCGTCGGCTCCCCCGCGGACGACGAGCGGCGGCCCACCGCGCGACGGATGCTCTGGCTGGGCGCGGTGGTCGCCACCTGGGTCGTCCTGGTGCTGCTCGCGCCGAGCTTCGCGTGGTGCGCGGTGCCGCTGTTCTACACAGGGCTGCGGACCCTGCCGGCCGGGGCGGCGACGCTGCTCGTGGGCCTGCTCACCGCGTTCGTGGTGGTCGCCCAGCTGCGGCTGGCCAGCGGCTTCGACCCGAACCTGCTGCTGGCCCCGCCGGCCGTCGCGGCCCTCGCCACCGCCGTGTTCGTCCACATGGAGCGGCAGGCCGAACGGCAGCGGGCACTGATCGGCGACCTCCGGCGCACCCGGCGCGAACTGGCCGCCACGGAACGGCGCGAGGGCACCCTCGCCGAGCGGCAGCGGCTCTCGATGGAGATCCACGACACCCTCGCGCAGGGCCTGTCCAGCCAGCAGATGCTGCTCCAGGCCGCCGAGCGCACCTGGGACACCGACCCGGCCACCGCCCGCGGGCACATCCGTACGGCCACCGAGATCACCGCCCGCAACCTCGCCGAGGCCCGCCGCTTCGTCCACGACCTCGGCCCCGCCGACCTGGCCGACGGCAGCACGCTGCCCGCGGCCCTGCGCGCCCTCGCCGCGCGGGCGGCCCGGTCGGCGGCAGCCGGCGACCCCGCCGTCCGCTTCCACCAGGACGGCACGCCCGTTCCGCTGCCCGACCGGGTGCAGTCCGCGTTGCTGCGGATCGCCCAGGGCGCTTTGGCGAACGTCCGCGAACACGCCGCCGCGACCACCGTCACCCTGACCCTCAGCTACCTCGGTGACCAGGTCGCCCTCGACATCGCCGACGACGGCCGCGGCTTCACCCCGCCGCCGGCCCCGTACGCCCCGCCCGGCGGGCCCGCCGATCCGGCCCCGTCCGGCGGCCCGGGGCGGGTCCGCGGGCACGGGCTGCCCGCCATGCACGCCCGGATGCGGCAGCTGGGCGGCGCCCTCACCATTGAATCGACGCCGGGCGAGGGCACCGTCCTGTCCGCCGCCGTCCCTCTGGAGCAGACCCCATGA
- a CDS encoding GlcG/HbpS family heme-binding protein, producing the protein MNPTSRPSSHRSSTPAARPATSRRGRILAGTAAAVALLGAGTFGAVSAAAAPAAPAARAAAPSAPSVGKGLTRTTTHLTLAAATRAAQAALDAAEKADRQVSVAVVDRNGSVLVQLRGDGAGPQSYESAVRKAYTAVSWNAPTSELVGRLGQAPTLKDIPGTLFLAGGAPVRDGGAPIAGIGVAGAPSGALDEQFAEAGARALDK; encoded by the coding sequence ATGAACCCGACCTCGCGCCCGTCCTCCCACCGGTCCTCGACCCCGGCCGCCCGCCCGGCCACCTCCCGCCGCGGCCGGATCCTCGCCGGAACGGCGGCCGCCGTCGCCCTGCTCGGCGCGGGCACCTTCGGCGCCGTCTCCGCGGCCGCCGCCCCCGCCGCCCCGGCAGCTCGGGCCGCCGCCCCCTCCGCCCCCTCCGTCGGCAAGGGCCTCACCCGTACCACCACCCACCTCACCCTCGCCGCCGCCACCCGGGCCGCGCAGGCCGCCCTGGACGCCGCGGAGAAGGCCGACCGGCAGGTCTCGGTCGCCGTCGTGGACCGCAACGGCAGCGTGCTCGTCCAGCTGCGCGGGGACGGCGCCGGCCCGCAGTCCTACGAGTCGGCCGTACGGAAGGCGTACACCGCGGTGTCCTGGAACGCCCCCACGTCGGAGCTGGTCGGACGGCTCGGCCAGGCCCCCACGCTCAAGGACATCCCCGGCACGCTCTTCCTGGCGGGCGGCGCCCCGGTCCGGGACGGGGGCGCGCCGATCGCCGGTATCGGTGTCGCGGGCGCCCCGAGCGGTGCCCTCGACGAGCAGTTCGCCGAGGCCGGCGCGCGGGCGCTCGACAAGTAG
- a CDS encoding TerD family protein yields MAVSLSKGGNVSLTKEAPGLTAVTVGLGWDVRTTTGTDFDLDASAIAVNPSGKVYSDQHFVFFNNKATPDQSIVHTGDNVTGQGEGDDEQINVNLAALPADVDKIVFPVSIYDAESRSQNFGQVRNAFIRIVNQAGGAEIARYDLSEDAATETAMVFGELYRNGAEWKFRAVGQGYASGLVGIAKDFGVNV; encoded by the coding sequence ATGGCTGTAAGCCTGTCCAAGGGCGGCAACGTCTCGCTCACCAAGGAGGCACCGGGCCTGACCGCCGTCACGGTCGGCCTCGGCTGGGACGTCCGCACCACCACCGGCACGGACTTCGACCTCGACGCGAGCGCGATCGCGGTCAACCCGAGCGGCAAGGTCTACTCGGACCAGCACTTCGTCTTCTTCAACAACAAGGCCACGCCGGACCAGTCGATCGTGCACACGGGTGACAACGTGACCGGTCAGGGCGAGGGCGACGACGAGCAGATCAACGTCAACCTGGCGGCGCTGCCCGCCGACGTCGACAAGATCGTCTTCCCGGTCTCCATCTACGACGCCGAGAGCCGCAGCCAGAACTTCGGCCAGGTGCGCAACGCCTTCATCCGCATCGTCAACCAGGCCGGCGGCGCGGAGATCGCCCGCTACGACCTCAGCGAGGACGCGGCGACCGAGACCGCCATGGTCTTCGGTGAGCTGTACCGCAACGGCGCGGAGTGGAAGTTCCGCGCGGTGGGCCAGGGTTACGCGTCGGGCCTGGTCGGCATCGCGAAGGACTTCGGCGTCAACGTCTGA